In bacterium, a single window of DNA contains:
- a CDS encoding IS5 family transposase (programmed frameshift), translating into MSRLASWELSDAFWSRVEPLLPSPQRDPNRDYKRKPGGGRKPKSARLVLEGILFVLRTGCQWKALPKDVFGSASAIHTRFLEWERAGVFAALWRSGLVEYDEMEGIAWAWQSIDGALTKAPLARESVGKNPTDRGKNGGTKRNLLTDGRGVPLSIVVCGANRHDVTQLAAVLDGVMLPRPAVTDEAPQHLCADAGYAGLPAYEQMTSRDYTPHVRSRRDEMVQKPLGYKPRRWVVEVSHSWFNRFRKLLVRYEKLDRSYIALVMLAAAIIVFRMVPGDVNIIHG; encoded by the exons ATGTCGCGATTGGCGAGCTGGGAATTGTCGGATGCCTTCTGGAGCCGAGTGGAGCCCCTGCTTCCATCGCCGCAGCGGGATCCGAATCGAGACTACAAGCGCAAGCCAGGCGGTGGACGTAAGCCAAAGTCAGCGCGATTGGTCCTTGAAGGCATCTTGTTTGTTCTTCGTACGGGCTGTCAGTGGAAGGCCCTTCCCAAAGATGTCTTTGGGAGCGCAAGCGCCATTCACACCCGGTTTCTGGAGTGGGAACGCGCAGGTGTGTTTGCCGCTCTGTGGCGTTCGGGACTTGTTGAGTACGATGAGATGGAGGGAATTGCTTGGGCGTGGCAAAGTATCGATGGGGCCTTGACCAAGGCGCCACTGGCAAGAGAGTCCGTCGGGAAGAACCCAACGGACCGGGGAAAAAATGG GGGGACCAAGCGCAACCTCCTGACCGACGGACGTGGCGTCCCGTTGTCGATCGTCGTCTGCGGAGCCAATCGGCATGACGTGACCCAGTTGGCGGCTGTCTTGGATGGTGTCATGCTGCCTCGGCCTGCGGTCACGGATGAAGCACCGCAGCACCTTTGCGCTGATGCCGGCTATGCGGGGCTGCCCGCCTATGAACAAATGACGTCTCGTGATTACACGCCCCATGTCCGATCGAGGAGAGATGAGATGGTCCAGAAGCCCCTTGGCTATAAACCACGTCGGTGGGTTGTTGAGGTGAGCCATTCGTGGTTCAACCGCTTTCGAAAGCTTCTGGTGCGGTATGAAAAACTCGACCGCAGCTACATCGCGCTGGTCATGCTTGCCGCAGCCATCATTGTTTTCCGCATGGTGCCGGGAGACGTAAACATTATTCACGGATAG